One region of Chlorobiota bacterium genomic DNA includes:
- a CDS encoding DUF1361 domain-containing protein, protein MNGEKRGGGFGNGGGLLPARRGLRWLAVASVASVCGVVVRSVYVGHPSFLFLLWNLLLAAFPLLFAFLAARNAGKGNRRGRVIAWGALWLLFFPNAPYIITDFVHLGSWGESPLWLDAVVIGSFAWTGMMLGFESLALLQGIVGKKYGHGIGWGFAAAVLVVSSYGIYLGRFQRWNSWDLFTQPAALFADIFSSIAHPSTTVQGLALTVGMGVFLLLSYFSVITLREKKFGGEAGIANPGKG, encoded by the coding sequence ATGAACGGAGAGAAACGGGGCGGCGGCTTCGGCAACGGTGGGGGGCTTCTTCCGGCCCGTCGTGGCCTGCGTTGGTTGGCGGTGGCTTCGGTTGCAAGCGTCTGCGGCGTGGTGGTTCGTTCGGTGTATGTTGGGCATCCCTCGTTCCTGTTCCTTTTGTGGAATCTGTTGTTGGCGGCGTTTCCGTTGCTGTTCGCTTTTCTTGCTGCGCGCAATGCGGGAAAAGGAAACCGGCGGGGAAGGGTGATTGCGTGGGGGGCATTGTGGCTTCTGTTCTTCCCCAACGCGCCGTACATCATCACCGACTTCGTCCATCTTGGCTCGTGGGGCGAATCCCCCCTCTGGCTTGATGCCGTGGTGATTGGCAGCTTCGCCTGGACCGGGATGATGCTGGGCTTTGAATCGCTTGCGCTGCTGCAGGGGATCGTCGGGAAAAAATATGGCCACGGGATTGGATGGGGCTTTGCGGCTGCGGTGCTGGTGGTCTCCAGCTACGGGATCTATCTGGGGCGTTTTCAGCGGTGGAACAGTTGGGACCTTTTCACCCAACCCGCAGCCCTGTTTGCCGACATCTTTTCCAGCATCGCCCACCCATCCACCACGGTCCAAGGGCTTGCGCTGACGGTTGGAATGGGTGTATTCTTGCTGCTGTCCTATTTCTCTGTCATCACGCTGCGTGAGAAAAAATTTGGGGGGGAAGCTGGCATTGCCAACCCGGGGAAGGGCTGA
- a CDS encoding UDP-glucose/GDP-mannose dehydrogenase family protein: protein MPYTIAVVGTGYVGLVSGTCFAESGNQVLCVDIDPKKVEMLEAGGIPIYEPGLDLLLERNIRERRIRFTLDLEASVLKSEIIFLCLPTPPDEDGSADLKYVLQVAHDIGQILHRNPEVGYKVIVDKSTVPAGTADIVRDTIRQQAPNADFDVASNPEFLREGHAVEDCMRPERVVVGTNSPRARTMMMELYEPFVRSGNPVYMVSERSAEVAKYAANSFIAMRISFMNEMANFCEQVGADIDEVRVVIGADSRIGKKYLFPGIGYGGSCFPKDVRAILKTAADHGAQLELINAVERVNQKQGRIFFEKIVGHFDGDLKGVRMAAWGLAFKANTDDVRESPAFRVIDLLIDAGAEVTAYDPEGMEGARQRYGDRIRYGAGMYEAVRDADALVVLTEWNEFRNPDFQRLSDGMRGKVIFDGRNLFSGEDVVKRGFRYYSVGRPLQAGVEKE from the coding sequence ATGCCATATACCATTGCTGTTGTTGGGACCGGATACGTGGGGCTTGTCTCCGGAACCTGTTTTGCTGAATCGGGGAACCAGGTCCTTTGTGTGGACATTGACCCAAAGAAAGTGGAGATGCTGGAAGCCGGCGGAATTCCGATCTACGAGCCAGGGCTGGACCTTCTGCTGGAGCGGAACATCCGCGAACGCCGCATCCGTTTCACCCTGGACCTGGAGGCCTCCGTTCTGAAATCCGAAATCATCTTCCTCTGCCTTCCAACTCCGCCCGACGAGGATGGCTCGGCGGACCTGAAATATGTGCTGCAGGTGGCGCACGACATCGGCCAGATACTTCACCGCAACCCTGAAGTCGGCTACAAGGTGATTGTTGACAAAAGCACGGTCCCGGCGGGGACCGCCGATATTGTTCGCGACACCATCCGCCAGCAGGCTCCGAATGCCGATTTCGACGTTGCCAGCAATCCCGAATTCCTGCGCGAAGGGCACGCCGTGGAGGATTGCATGAGGCCCGAGCGCGTGGTGGTGGGGACCAACAGCCCACGCGCACGCACGATGATGATGGAACTGTACGAGCCGTTCGTCCGCAGCGGCAACCCGGTGTACATGGTCTCCGAACGGAGTGCCGAGGTTGCGAAGTACGCCGCCAACTCCTTCATCGCCATGCGGATCAGTTTTATGAACGAGATGGCCAATTTCTGCGAGCAGGTCGGGGCCGACATTGACGAGGTTCGTGTGGTGATTGGCGCAGACTCGCGGATTGGCAAGAAATATCTGTTCCCGGGGATTGGCTACGGCGGCAGTTGCTTCCCGAAAGATGTCCGCGCAATCCTGAAAACCGCTGCCGATCATGGTGCCCAGCTGGAGTTGATCAACGCAGTGGAGCGGGTGAACCAGAAGCAAGGGCGCATCTTTTTCGAGAAGATCGTTGGCCATTTCGATGGGGATCTGAAAGGGGTTCGCATGGCCGCTTGGGGGCTTGCCTTCAAGGCCAACACCGACGACGTGCGCGAGTCGCCCGCGTTCCGCGTGATTGATCTGCTGATTGATGCCGGGGCCGAAGTCACGGCCTACGATCCCGAAGGGATGGAGGGGGCGCGCCAACGCTACGGCGACCGAATCCGCTACGGAGCCGGGATGTACGAGGCGGTTCGCGATGCCGACGCGCTGGTGGTCCTGACCGAATGGAACGAGTTCCGCAACCCGGACTTCCAGCGGCTGAGCGATGGAATGCGTGGCAAGGTGATCTTTGATGGCCGCAACCTGTTCTCCGGCGAGGATGTTGTCAAGCGTGGCTTCCGCTACTACTCCGTGGGCCGGCCATTGCAGGCGGGGGTGGAGAAGGAATAG
- a CDS encoding homocysteine S-methyltransferase family protein: MTTERFLQLLNERVLLFDGATGTSLQTQYLTPEDFGGRDLDGCNEYLCISNPQAVRNVHYGFLEAGADIIETNSFGSASIVLAEYGIAEKAYELSRRSAELARACADEYSTPERPRLVAGSVGPTTKLPSLGQIDFDTMAAAFQEQIAGLIDGGADLLCIETCQDPLQTKCALYGAMAYFEQAGRTVPIIASVTIESTGTMLMGTEIAAALAILEPYSIITVIGMNCATGPKEMEENLRYLCQNSPKPIFVMPNAGIPENIGGKAHYHLTPEEMTMWMKKFVGEFGVAVIGGCCGTTPAHIKALRELIDTAPRAERKWEYTPSVASLYSAVPMRVDPAPLLIGERCNANGSKKFRELLAREDYDAMVAMAKEQVREGAHVLDLCVAYVGRDERRDMVEAVKRMATQVSLPLCIDSTEVPVIEAALKLYGGRAIINSINFEDGTARADVVLELARKFGAAVIALVIDEEGQAVDFDRKIAIAQRIRDYAVQQHGLREEDLIFDALTFTLGTGQEELRRSGVDTINAIREIKRRMPGAKTVLGLSNCSFGLSPLTRQVLNSVFLHHAVEAGLDMAIVHASKIMPLYRLDQRGVELATDLTFDNRKYEEIAAELE, encoded by the coding sequence ATGACCACCGAGCGATTTCTCCAACTTCTGAACGAGCGCGTTCTGCTGTTCGACGGCGCGACCGGAACCTCGCTCCAAACCCAATATCTTACCCCCGAGGACTTCGGCGGGCGGGATCTTGACGGCTGCAACGAGTACCTTTGCATTTCCAACCCCCAAGCCGTTCGCAACGTGCATTATGGCTTTTTGGAGGCCGGTGCCGACATCATCGAAACAAACTCCTTCGGCTCGGCTTCCATTGTGCTTGCCGAGTATGGCATTGCCGAGAAGGCCTACGAACTTAGCCGCCGCTCGGCCGAACTTGCCCGCGCCTGCGCCGACGAATATTCCACCCCCGAACGCCCCCGGCTGGTTGCCGGATCGGTTGGACCCACCACGAAACTCCCGTCGCTTGGCCAGATTGATTTCGACACCATGGCGGCCGCGTTCCAGGAACAAATTGCTGGGCTGATTGATGGCGGCGCGGACCTTCTGTGCATCGAAACCTGCCAGGATCCGCTCCAGACCAAATGCGCTCTGTACGGAGCCATGGCCTACTTCGAACAGGCAGGGCGGACGGTTCCCATCATCGCCTCGGTGACGATTGAATCCACCGGAACGATGCTGATGGGGACCGAGATCGCTGCCGCATTGGCAATCTTGGAACCGTACTCAATCATCACCGTCATCGGGATGAACTGCGCCACCGGCCCGAAGGAAATGGAGGAGAACCTTCGTTACCTGTGCCAAAACTCCCCCAAACCAATTTTTGTGATGCCGAACGCCGGCATCCCCGAAAACATTGGCGGAAAGGCGCACTACCACCTTACGCCCGAGGAGATGACCATGTGGATGAAGAAGTTCGTTGGGGAGTTCGGCGTTGCGGTGATTGGCGGCTGCTGCGGAACAACCCCGGCCCATATCAAGGCCCTGCGCGAACTGATTGACACCGCCCCACGCGCCGAACGGAAGTGGGAATACACCCCCTCAGTGGCCTCGCTCTATTCCGCTGTCCCGATGCGGGTGGATCCCGCGCCGTTGCTGATTGGCGAGCGTTGCAACGCCAACGGCTCCAAAAAATTCCGTGAACTGCTTGCCCGCGAAGACTACGACGCGATGGTGGCAATGGCAAAAGAACAAGTCCGCGAAGGGGCGCACGTTCTGGACCTTTGCGTGGCCTACGTTGGCCGCGACGAACGCCGCGACATGGTGGAAGCCGTCAAGCGAATGGCCACCCAAGTCTCGCTCCCGCTTTGCATTGACAGCACCGAAGTTCCCGTGATCGAGGCAGCGTTGAAGCTGTATGGGGGGCGCGCCATTATCAACTCCATCAACTTCGAGGACGGAACCGCAAGAGCCGATGTGGTGCTGGAGCTTGCCCGGAAATTCGGCGCGGCGGTGATTGCCCTTGTGATTGATGAAGAAGGCCAAGCCGTTGATTTCGACCGCAAAATTGCCATTGCCCAGCGCATCCGCGATTACGCCGTCCAGCAGCACGGCCTGCGCGAGGAGGACCTGATTTTCGACGCACTCACCTTCACGCTGGGAACCGGGCAGGAGGAGCTTCGGCGCAGCGGGGTGGACACCATCAACGCCATCCGCGAGATAAAGCGGAGAATGCCGGGAGCCAAAACCGTGCTTGGCCTTAGCAACTGCTCCTTTGGATTGTCGCCCCTCACTCGGCAAGTTCTGAACTCCGTGTTCTTGCATCACGCCGTGGAGGCTGGGCTGGACATGGCGATTGTCCACGCCAGCAAGATCATGCCGCTGTATCGCTTGGACCAGCGGGGCGTTGAGCTTGCCACGGACCTCACGTTCGACAATCGGAAGTATGAGGAAATCGCTGCCGAGCTTGAGTGA
- the larC gene encoding nickel pincer cofactor biosynthesis protein LarC, whose amino-acid sequence MKIAYFDCFSGISGDMAVGALLDAGVPLGVVQEGLARIGLSPSQLTVRTRSISRSQIHATKFDVLRPDGAIFDAEPAEHHHHHHGDHDHSHDHGHSHGHGHSHSHGHSHDHDHSHGHSHDHSHSHSHDHSHGHSHDHGHSHSHAVAEVMDGEKAQGDAHHHHHHHHHHHHGSYAEIIALIDGSSLEEGVKERVRKIFRTIAIAEGRIHNMDLSEVHFHEVGALDSIADIVAVALCLEHLRVEQVYSSVVPLGSGGMIRTQHGVMPLPAPATLEILKGYPVTLTNIPMELTTPTGAGILKALSRGTIELERLQVERVGFGAGTRELPDRPNLLRVVIGEIIGEEEFDTVTLIETNIDDMNPQVYPFLLERLLESGAMEAYLTPVIMKKGRPGMVLSVLAPHGAVDELTKVIYRETTTIGVRYQTLTRRKLIREEILTPSEFGVVRMKKINSAGELRVIPEYDEAKRIARERGLPLQTVLRKLGDVARQAASKLAETSPEL is encoded by the coding sequence ATGAAGATTGCTTATTTCGATTGTTTCTCAGGAATCAGCGGCGATATGGCCGTTGGGGCATTGCTTGATGCTGGGGTGCCGCTTGGCGTGGTCCAGGAGGGGCTTGCGCGGATTGGGCTTTCCCCAAGCCAGCTGACGGTGCGCACCCGCTCAATCAGCCGCAGCCAAATCCACGCCACAAAGTTCGATGTCCTTCGGCCCGATGGTGCCATCTTCGACGCGGAACCGGCGGAGCATCACCACCATCATCATGGCGACCACGATCACTCACACGACCACGGCCATTCGCACGGTCACGGTCACTCGCACAGCCACGGTCACTCGCACGATCACGACCACTCGCACGGCCATTCACACGATCACAGCCACTCGCACAGCCACGATCACTCACACGGCCATTCCCACGATCACGGCCACTCGCACAGCCATGCCGTAGCTGAAGTGATGGATGGCGAGAAGGCCCAGGGGGATGCTCATCACCACCATCACCACCACCATCACCATCATCACGGCAGTTATGCCGAGATCATTGCGTTGATTGATGGGAGCAGTTTGGAGGAGGGGGTGAAGGAGCGCGTCCGCAAAATTTTCCGGACGATTGCCATTGCCGAAGGGCGCATCCACAACATGGACCTGAGCGAGGTCCATTTCCACGAAGTCGGCGCGTTAGACTCCATTGCCGACATCGTTGCGGTGGCGCTCTGTTTGGAGCATTTGCGGGTGGAGCAGGTCTATTCCTCGGTGGTTCCGTTGGGTTCGGGGGGGATGATCCGGACGCAGCATGGGGTGATGCCGCTTCCCGCCCCGGCCACGCTGGAAATCTTGAAAGGCTACCCCGTCACCCTGACGAACATCCCGATGGAGCTAACCACCCCAACCGGCGCGGGAATCTTGAAAGCCCTTTCGCGCGGGACGATTGAGCTTGAGCGTTTGCAGGTGGAGCGCGTGGGGTTCGGGGCCGGCACTCGCGAGCTTCCGGATCGCCCAAACCTGCTGCGGGTGGTGATTGGCGAGATAATCGGCGAGGAAGAGTTCGACACCGTCACGCTGATTGAAACGAACATTGATGACATGAACCCCCAAGTCTATCCCTTCTTGCTGGAGCGGTTGCTGGAGTCGGGGGCAATGGAGGCGTACCTGACCCCGGTCATCATGAAAAAAGGGCGGCCCGGGATGGTGCTGTCGGTGCTGGCTCCGCACGGTGCGGTGGATGAGCTTACCAAAGTGATCTACCGCGAGACCACCACCATCGGGGTCCGTTACCAAACCCTTACCCGGCGCAAACTGATCCGCGAGGAGATTCTAACCCCGTCGGAATTTGGCGTGGTTCGGATGAAGAAAATCAACAGCGCGGGGGAGCTTCGGGTGATACCGGAGTACGACGAAGCAAAGCGAATCGCCCGCGAGCGTGGGTTGCCGCTGCAGACCGTGCTTCGCAAACTTGGCGACGTTGCGCGCCAGGCCGCCAGCAAGCTGGCGGAAACCTCACCCGAGCTGTAG
- a CDS encoding HlyC/CorC family transporter: MDDPFIGLLITLLLVLANAFFVAAEFAIVKVRASQIELKVQSGSKVAKMAQRLLAHLDEYLSATQLGITLTSLGLGWVGEPVVSKLIIGFSALVGFEPNPELAHKIALPVAFLAITFLHIVFGELAPKSLAIQRPEQTTLAIAYPLRVFYILLKPAIKALNGTANLLLRLIGIQPANESGHYHSGEELRLLLEQGKEGGALEESEHELIENVFEFREKIIREVMVPRVNIAAINIEAPQDEIIKFVLEEGYTRMPVYEGSIDNIIGIIYSKDLITLMEHSNLIILQDLLRPPYFVPDTKPIYELLREFQRKKIQLAVVMDEFAGTAGLVTMEDILEELVGEIQDEYDEEATGVEPIGDGEYMVMAGMTISDVNEHIDGFLLPEGEDYTTIGGLVNKWFGHIPQENESFERDAVRMTIVKTHNRRVVQVKIQDLNRDSRVNGLNAFPLPTPEEE; this comes from the coding sequence ATGGATGATCCGTTTATAGGACTACTCATTACGTTGCTGTTGGTTCTTGCCAACGCATTCTTTGTGGCTGCCGAGTTCGCTATCGTGAAAGTGCGGGCTTCGCAGATAGAGTTGAAAGTGCAGTCCGGCAGCAAAGTTGCCAAAATGGCGCAACGCCTGCTGGCGCATCTGGACGAATACCTTTCGGCCACCCAGCTTGGAATCACCCTTACCTCGCTTGGGCTTGGTTGGGTTGGCGAACCCGTTGTCAGCAAGCTGATTATTGGTTTCTCGGCACTTGTTGGTTTCGAGCCAAACCCAGAGCTTGCTCATAAAATCGCCCTTCCGGTTGCGTTCCTTGCCATCACGTTCCTCCATATTGTCTTTGGCGAGCTTGCGCCAAAATCGCTGGCGATCCAACGCCCAGAGCAGACCACGCTGGCCATTGCCTACCCACTCCGCGTCTTCTACATCCTTCTGAAGCCGGCCATCAAAGCCTTGAACGGAACGGCCAACTTGCTCCTTCGGCTGATCGGTATCCAACCCGCGAACGAGTCGGGCCATTACCACAGTGGCGAGGAGCTTCGGCTGCTGCTGGAGCAAGGGAAGGAAGGGGGAGCATTGGAGGAAAGCGAGCACGAGCTGATTGAAAACGTCTTTGAATTCCGCGAGAAAATCATCCGCGAGGTGATGGTCCCCCGCGTGAACATCGCCGCCATTAACATCGAGGCTCCGCAGGATGAGATCATCAAGTTTGTGCTGGAGGAAGGCTACACCCGAATGCCGGTCTATGAAGGCTCCATTGATAACATCATCGGCATCATCTACTCCAAGGACCTGATTACCCTGATGGAGCACAGCAACTTGATTATCCTGCAAGACTTGCTCCGCCCCCCATACTTCGTTCCCGACACCAAGCCGATTTACGAACTGCTGCGCGAGTTCCAGCGGAAAAAAATCCAGCTTGCAGTGGTGATGGATGAGTTTGCCGGAACCGCGGGGCTGGTGACGATGGAGGATATTTTGGAGGAGCTTGTTGGCGAAATCCAAGATGAGTATGATGAAGAAGCCACCGGCGTGGAACCGATTGGCGACGGCGAGTATATGGTGATGGCCGGCATGACCATCAGCGATGTGAACGAACACATTGACGGATTTTTGCTGCCGGAAGGGGAGGACTACACCACCATTGGCGGGTTGGTGAACAAGTGGTTCGGCCATATCCCGCAGGAGAACGAATCGTTCGAGCGGGACGCGGTTCGGATGACGATCGTGAAAACCCACAACCGCCGCGTGGTCCAAGTGAAAATCCAGGACCTTAACCGCGACAGCCGCGTCAACGGCCTTAACGCATTCCCGCTACCAACACCGGAAGAAGAATAG
- a CDS encoding glycosyltransferase, with protein sequence MLLFYRYLVRPLLDFLLRAMAVRSRKARLTWRGRKEWRTQLRHVPQTASHRVHFHAASVGEFEQAKPIIEAIRATFPGSVITASFFSSSGMWQQGNYDGVDAACHLPPDRPKEINEFLDHLRPQLIIIIRYDLWPQLLAQANRRKIPVVLACGVLHGGSARLFPVVRRFFRWLYGQLTLACVVGPEDERAFRQLAPTLAVRVAGDTRYDRVVARTQQPSATPVLAAHLPGSVTLIAGSTWPDDERLLAEATAAEASRLQPILVPHEPTPQHLDPLRKQFPNAVLLSELEKIEIGGSEFEESESGKSEPEGAATGKERGVIVDRTGMLSGLYRQGEIAYVGGGFGAGVHSVLEPAAYGIPVICGPGIHRSRDAVAMEKAGALIVVADAASLRQTLLRLLDNPEERNRLGTAARQFVEERANATERIISTLLEKGLLA encoded by the coding sequence GTGCTTTTGTTCTACCGCTATCTTGTCCGCCCATTGCTTGACTTTTTGCTGCGAGCAATGGCCGTGCGTTCCCGCAAAGCGCGGCTGACGTGGCGGGGGAGGAAGGAGTGGAGAACGCAGCTGCGCCACGTTCCCCAAACGGCCAGCCATCGGGTTCATTTCCACGCGGCTTCGGTGGGGGAGTTCGAGCAGGCGAAGCCGATTATTGAGGCGATTCGGGCCACGTTCCCGGGCAGCGTTATCACCGCCAGCTTCTTCTCCTCAAGCGGAATGTGGCAGCAGGGGAACTACGATGGGGTTGATGCCGCCTGCCACCTTCCCCCCGACCGCCCCAAAGAAATCAACGAGTTTCTGGACCACCTTCGCCCCCAGCTTATCATCATCATCCGGTATGACCTTTGGCCCCAGCTGCTGGCCCAGGCCAATCGCCGGAAGATTCCGGTGGTGCTTGCGTGCGGCGTGCTGCATGGCGGTTCGGCGCGGTTGTTTCCGGTGGTTCGGCGCTTTTTCCGTTGGCTGTATGGCCAGCTAACCCTTGCCTGCGTGGTGGGGCCGGAGGATGAACGGGCATTCCGGCAGCTTGCCCCAACCCTTGCGGTTCGCGTTGCTGGCGACACCCGCTACGACCGCGTTGTTGCCCGCACCCAGCAGCCATCGGCGACCCCGGTGCTGGCCGCGCATCTGCCGGGGAGCGTTACCCTGATTGCCGGAAGCACCTGGCCCGATGACGAACGCCTTCTTGCCGAAGCCACCGCCGCCGAAGCCAGCCGCCTTCAACCAATCCTTGTTCCGCACGAGCCGACCCCCCAGCATCTGGACCCGCTCCGCAAGCAATTCCCGAACGCCGTTCTCCTTTCCGAGCTTGAAAAAATTGAGATTGGAGGGAGTGAGTTTGAGGAGAGTGAGTCTGGAAAGAGTGAGCCTGAAGGGGCGGCAACCGGGAAGGAGCGGGGGGTGATTGTGGACCGCACCGGAATGTTATCGGGGTTGTATCGCCAGGGGGAGATCGCCTATGTTGGCGGCGGGTTTGGGGCGGGGGTTCACAGTGTGTTGGAGCCGGCGGCCTACGGAATTCCGGTTATTTGCGGCCCCGGAATCCACCGCTCGCGCGATGCCGTGGCGATGGAGAAAGCCGGGGCACTGATAGTGGTTGCCGATGCCGCATCGCTGCGCCAAACGTTGCTGCGGCTGCTGGATAACCCCGAAGAGCGGAATCGGCTGGGGACCGCTGCGCGCCAGTTTGTGGAGGAACGGGCCAACGCCACCGAACGAATCATTTCCACACTTTTGGAGAAGGGTTTGCTGGCGTAA
- a CDS encoding sigma-70 family RNA polymerase sigma factor produces MTRTTAIPANVSENEIFQQFLDGDDQAFVQLFERYDRRLRLYCVKIVGDQQVSEDLVQELWERVIKMRREPVQINEPGKYFMTMARNLCLKYVQRTRRHTSLDDLLESEHPAAEHHEQSHLEELVAMYVPKLPIDQREVLVLHHYMGYPYEEIATMRGETLGSVKMRAMRARVRLGRMISAMIDISKEEERPASGDILGENER; encoded by the coding sequence ATGACCCGCACAACCGCGATACCAGCCAATGTTTCGGAAAACGAAATCTTCCAGCAGTTCCTGGATGGTGACGACCAAGCGTTCGTCCAACTGTTTGAACGCTATGACCGCCGGCTGCGGCTGTACTGCGTAAAAATCGTGGGGGACCAACAGGTAAGCGAGGATTTAGTTCAGGAGTTGTGGGAGCGGGTGATAAAAATGCGGCGCGAACCGGTCCAGATTAACGAGCCGGGGAAGTATTTCATGACAATGGCCCGCAACCTTTGCCTGAAATATGTGCAACGCACCCGCCGGCACACTTCGCTGGATGACCTTCTGGAATCGGAGCATCCAGCCGCCGAGCATCACGAGCAGTCGCACCTTGAGGAGCTTGTGGCGATGTACGTCCCCAAGCTGCCGATTGACCAACGGGAGGTCCTGGTGCTGCACCATTACATGGGATACCCTTACGAGGAGATTGCCACGATGCGAGGGGAGACGCTTGGTTCGGTGAAAATGCGGGCAATGCGGGCGCGCGTCCGGTTGGGCCGCATGATTTCAGCAATGATTGACATCAGCAAGGAGGAGGAGCGACCCGCCTCTGGCGATATACTTGGAGAGAATGAACGATGA